A stretch of the Melanotaenia boesemani isolate fMelBoe1 chromosome 24, fMelBoe1.pri, whole genome shotgun sequence genome encodes the following:
- the cldn10a gene encoding claudin-10a has product MSNMATEIVAFLLTISGWILVSSTLPTDYWKVSSVDGTVITTATFWSNLWKTCVTDSTGVSNCKDFPSMLALDAYIQVCRGLMIAAVCLGFFGAILALVGMKCTKIGGSETTKARLTVLSGFHFIFSGICCMTACSIYAHRITTDFFDPLFVAQKFELGAALFIGWAGSVLCMLGGLVFCFSLSESVTIRGEYSYTGATSFVKTNKKHKTSNSLQKEPRQQLGQFGKNAYV; this is encoded by the exons ATGAGCAACATGGCAACGGAGATTGTCGCCTTTCTTTTAACCATATCAGGTTGGATCTTGGTGTCATCCACATTGCCAACAGACTACTGGAAGGTGTCCTCTGTGGATGGAACGGTCATCACGACAGCGACCTTCTGGTCCAATCTGTGGAAAACATGTGTGACTGATTCCACTGGTGTGTCCAACTGCAAGGACTTTCCATCAATGCTGGCTCTGGATG CCTACATTCAGGTGTGTCGGGGTTTGATGATCGCTGCTGTGTGTCTGGGTTTCTTTGGTGCCATTCTTGCCTTGGTAGGaatgaaatgcacaaaaatagGGGGCTCAGAAACCACCAAGGCTCGTCTGACTGTCCTGTCTGGCTTCCACTTCATTTTCAGTG GCATCTGCTGCATGACTGCATGCTCCATATATGCACACAGGATCACAACTGACTTCTTTGACCCCCTTTTTGTTGCACAAAA GTTTGAGCTAGGGGCAGCTCTCTTCATTGGCTGGGCTGGATCTGTGCTGTGCATGTTAGGAGGACTTGTCTTCTGTTTTTCCCTCTCTGAAAGCGTCACTATCAG AGGTGAGTACTCTTACACTGGAGCAACATCATTTGTGAAGACAAACAAGAAACACAAGACTTCCAACAGCCTGCAGAAGGAACCGCGGCAGCAGCTGGGGCAGTTTGGAAAAAATGCATACGTGTAG